ttttcttcaaaaagtaaacaaaaatGTTCATTTCCTCTTATAGGGACTAATAATCTACAATACCTGCCATACAAATTTGAGTACTACACTAGCACTACATGAATAATGTACATCAGGAACAGTTTCAGACTCCAAACTGGTGACTCGCCCTCCAAGCAAAATGAAACTCAGCTTCCAACAGATCGAAATTTCGTACGAGATTTACGAAAcgaacataaaaaaaatcgaaGGCCTTGCCAATCAACCGTGATACGGATTCATGAAGTGAAAATTGGGCTTGGGTATTAGTTCGAATCAGAAGGTTAGCTACATGATCAGAAACGTTATAATCTGTGCAATAAGCGCCTTAAAGAGAACAGGTACGACTCCAACGAGAACATTTTTGGACAAGCTGCTCATACTTGGCTGTCTGGCATTAATGAACTCATCCCTACCAAATGTAATCGAGACGTTGACAGACATTGAAcctgaaaaacaaaaaagataatCAACACACCGGTGAGCCATGGAGGAAGCATATTGGTCGTCTCACGTCATTTTCGGATGACAAGACATTTAAATTGAGCATAATATGGAAGAAATCAAAACATGTGGATCATATTGCAGTTCATATTCGATTAGTTGCTCGGTTTTTTAAGATGCACTATATTCCCTTTGGGAATTCGGGAATTTCTCAGATGAGTGAACCAATTCTATGGTATATTTTCCATTATCAAGTTGGCTGGCGGATTGAGACCAATGTAATCTCGGTTGCTTCATTATCCTCCtcaccatagtgtaaaaacaaggccgcatcgcatcGCGTTGGTTGCATTGTAAAGGATTTTTAAAACAACGAACTGAGAGttcccgcgttgtaaaggtgtaaaaaaaccgtGTTTTGGTCCATATCACGGAATATCTTTTGGTTTTGACTGATATTTAAACATTGCAATAAACGCATCACTCTCGAAACTGCATCACCGTTTCGTAGATGTAATTGCGACTGTTACAGCATTTTTACTCTATGCTCCTCATTGTAAGGGTATGCCTGTCCTTTGATGGCTCCATTATACCTCTCTTTTTTTGTGTGCCCATGAAAAACAGTGCAATAAAAAGAGAGTTTATTCAACCACATGCCGTTACTCCGATGCTATTaagtaattgatcattgaaaaaagAAATCCGATCACTTCAAGGTTTGGGTTCAAACTTCTGAATTACCACTTGACGAAGTAGATGAACTTACAATCATAATTAGCCCATCCAATCCTTTGATGTGTTAGATCATAGACAAAGATTTTATCTTTCAAAACAAGATCTGCAGAAACACAAGAAAAACATCACATTGCTACTTTAAATTACACAATTAGCAATTTAGCATGACTATTAATCCCGGATGAAATGCACAAAAAGAGAGTGTAAAGCCGGTATGCGTAATATTGTAGCAGTCAAGAAGTAACATTTTATGATACCCAACACATACATACCTCTGTCCTGTATAATTTGCATCAAAgacaaaattgttttttaagaaaaaggtggataatgttaatagttaataaatgaagagagagaatgaattgtgttgataaaattaaaagagagttaaaatgtatggattaGATTAAAAGGAAGTGGTGGGCCAtagtccaaaaatagaaatgaagaaaattaaatgggacggaccaaaatggaaaatgttgtaaattaaatgggacggagggagtatatagaATAGATTAGGGACTACGAGAAAACAAGGGTAACGAAACTACGAAGGTTAGGCCTTTCACATTCTTATCAATCCTTGTACTGTAGCTAATTTCTATGCTCTCAGGCGCATTATTCCAACTTGAATTGCCATTTCAAACCCAAAGAATCGGGCTACAATATCTTTAAAGCTCTTTTTTTGTCGGAGAATCCCCTAGGCAAGAGAGAAGGGGAAATTGATCCTTCCTGTAGTTGGTGAGAATCGAACTCTTGTCACAACTCACAAGGGTGAAATGGAAAGCCTTCAAACAGTAGGCTGACCAATGATTCTCATATCTTTAAGGCTCTTACTCCAACAGAAATTAAACATAAATAGTACCATATAAGTGACAAACCTCCTAAAATGGTAGCTCCTTGGTCTTGAGCTTTCTGAAAACCCATGCACCATAAAACTGCACCATCCTGTTTAAGTAAATGGCACAGATCATAAgaaaataacattaacaataaattCAACCAAGAAAAAATAGAATTCCATGTGGTGATCCTGCGTTTGTTTTTTCCAAAATGTTTTTAAAAGTCGTGTGGTGACCACGGGCTTCCAATTTTCCATGTGctagaaaaaatgttaagtttttggttaaattaagtacttattttgaGTGGATTTCGAAATATGTGATTAGTTAGGGCatgtgttttttaaaaaaagtgtcCTTACGTTGGgtaaaaatagcataaaattaacaaaaaatatactcttttgtctaccacgtggaaaagttggaaggttaAGCTCATGGACTAAAAAAAGtttgtctaccacatggaaAAGTCGAAAGTTCAAGATTATCacaaaaaatttctcaaaaatatataattctagATACAGTGAAAAATGATGACTGACCACAACGCCCATCTTTAAAAGGTATTCTTCAGGTCTCAACACCATGGATGCACCACCAGCAAAGTTCAAGCTCACAAATGGAAATATATCGCttaaactaaaaatagaaagcaCATTAAATTTAGATTATACCACCCAAACAGCGGAATTTCACAGATAATAGGTCAAGGAATCAGAAGGACACGCGAATAAACACACCTTGTGTAGACCAAGTAACATTGGTATCCTTTGTAATTAAGAGGTTTGGTAGAATGTGACACTGCTACGTCCGTTACCTGCATagaaattcaataataaaaaaagtaaaatcctTTAATCCATTAAAATTCTTGCATTGTCTAATTCAACTCTCAACTGGAAAAACGTGCCACGATCAAGAATTACACCAGATCTATACCATATACTAGACAACCACTCTAAATCGTATCATACTACCAAAACCAAAATCGAGCAAAACTATCTCTACAAGAAGAAAAAAGACGAAGTAAACGAACCATCAAGGGTTATTTTTGAGTTTGAACAACGAAGATAGATTTCAAGTATCTATTTCCATTTTCCAATAATGTCACAAACTCAAATAGACTCACCGCTTTAATAAAAGGGTCATAAGCTTCTTCAATCAAATATGCCAAAGTTGTTCCAGAATCAATGATCGTTCCCTGGTTGTCGGATGCTGTAAATGCTGAATGATCAATTGCCAATAATTGCCCATTGACTGCAATGCTCTGCAGGTCCAAATTATAATGACGCCTGACATTTTTTCATATTTGAGCTTAAGATTTGAGTATGAGGtagatattaaattataaatgaaagcTAACAATGGGACaggaaatcaaataaataaaagaaacccCACGTAAGATGTtcttaaaagaagaaaaaaaacttACTGCGATGGAACAAGCGGGCTATACACAATACTCGAGTCCAAAATTTCGCCAAGGACCAGAATACCCCCGCCATTACCCTCTCCTTTCAAACAATGGGAAAAAGCCTGAGGTGTTATCCCTCTAGAGGATAGCTGCGATACAACAGACATGCCTTGCTGACCAAAACCAAAGATCCCGTCAATAGCATGATCTGACTCGGTCAATTGCCCAGATTGATAGGTGCTGCATCTGCACCCAAAAATGCagcattttaaatattaaatacattatatatacaaaagaaAAGTGTATGTCTATAGTCTATACtcttatatacttctatataataTAGAAAAAAGTCGAAGAATAGTGAACCGGCCCGTTATTGACCCGACCCGCTAATGACATGATAAAATGTGACCCGATCCTTgacccgttgaacacctctagaatAGTCCATAACTACACAAGTATAAATAGCATCAAGCAAGAACATAGATTGTAAGAAAAATACAGCATTCTTTCCAAGCAGCTTCAGCAATAAACAAAAATTCTAAGGTTTGCACGTAACCTTCCCCACTTAATCGGGTTTGTTCACATACATTATCCTTGAGGCAAAATAATCAAGACAAATTAACGCTTACCCGAAAACAATAGAAGCAGACGAATTAGCGATCATAGAGTTCCCGATGATCATATCAAAGTACAGCATATCGGATACATAAAACCCTGACGTCCCGCTTCCATCAACATATTGGAACGAGTAACGGCACTGATTAGTGTCAGCAGAACATTGAGACGCTGTTGTTGGAACCATTGTAGTACATATTGGGTCCGAACAAGACACTAAGCTGGCAGTCGAAGAGCCAGCGGTATCATAAAAATTAAGCTCCATCTATTAAACATAAAATAGTAACCATCAATAAAAACAgcaaacaaatatccaaaagggtaattattaataataaacgaACCTTTGCTTGATCCACTGAAAATATACCcacctattatttatttttaaataaatccgcctattaggtatatttgctaaaaactcacattttatttataaacaTTTTCAAAGCTACTTTGTAAGTCAAGGATAGAGAATAAACACtagttgagtttattttcagcaaatATACCGAATAGGTGGATTtatgtaaaaataaacaatagttgggtttattttcagCAGATCGAACAAAGGTTGGTTTGTTTTTAACAATTTTCCCTATCCAAAATGTACAACATTGAGCAGAAATATTACCCCAAGGCCACTTGACCGTGGGCAGTCGTTACAAGAATTGCAAGTAACCCATAATATATCACTTCCTGTGTCAATCTGCACATTGTATTCCTTAGGAGGAGTTCCCAATCTCACTCTAGAAAAATACAACCTATCTTAACATTCATAGTTTTAgtagaatgatcgatgaaaaatacACCGTACTATAAAAAGGTAGTAAAATAGACCAAAATTAAGCTCCTTTTTTGGGCAATAAATACAAGAATAAAGAATGTAATACTGTAAACTTCCCATAATTCAACCATCCATGGCcttcatttaattataatttatagagtatataacacatCTGGGTTTCGAGTTTTAACATCTTTTGGTTGGATTAATTCCTATCAAAAGGCAACATAATAAAACGTCATGGGTTCGAGTTTCAGGCCACTCAATTCAAGTGTAATAATTTGATGAAACAACAAAGACTCCCAACTccaaattcaacaaaataaacaagAAAAGCCCACTAGAAGAAACTCAATAAACCtcaagaacaaacaacaaaaacCAAAATTAAATCACCCAAAAAATAAACCTATAGAAAAATTCAACCTATCTTAGAGAAATTCCgaaaacccagaaaaaaaaaatacattcatATTATTAGAATGATCAATGCAAAATTACACCATGATAACAAAATGTACTAAATTAGACTTAAATTAAGCTCTTTTTTCACCAATGAATAGAGAAATAAGAATGTCAAATTGTAAACCACCCATGAATCTTTTACTGCAACAACTTATAAGCAGAACAAACCCAAATTGAACAGAAATACCACAGAAAACCCACTAAAAACCCCAAattcagcaaaaaaaaaaaacaacaaaaaccaaaaataaatcacccaaaaaaagaattaaagtgAAGAAAACATAATTACCCAGCAAAAGAAGGATCAGAAGAGCCTTGAACAGTGAAATCCACAACACCATAGCCAACGCCATTACTCTGCAAGATACGGGCATGACGGGCCGCATCTCGGGCCCGAAGAACGTCCAACTCTACTTTTTCATTAATCGGGAAAGCTCTTTCAAGTTGCAAAATACTCGCCGGGAAACTACTCACCGGAAATACTACGGCGGCGATAATTAGTATAAATGCTGCCGTAGCCGGTGGATGAAGAAGCATCCCAGCCCAGGATGTCTGTCGCAGTTAAAATTTTTCCAAGTCTAGTCTACTTTAGAATAAATGGCGGAAATCACGGCAACTTTTTTACGTTTTTGGGAAGTTGTAACTTTGTAAGATTGTATTGTGTTCTGTGACTCTCTCCCACTTGCTAGTCGTATGTGAAAATTGTTGTGGGGTCAACTCTGGTCTAATTGTAGTCAAAAGACCTCAACTTTCCTTTATTCCGGTCATTGCATCCATTGATTTTAAGTTAGATATTTTGAAtcagtttaaaaaaaattttaaatcactTTTGAAGTCAGACAAAAGTCGTGTTTGGTTACAAAGTCGGCTAAATGTCAAATTGTAGGGTCTATTTTGAACATCAATCCTATTAAATAATTGTAATGAGAATAATTCGtattgtaaattttcatgaaatgtacCTTATCATTCTCAGGATATAAAacttttatcaaacaaaaattattcacaatttttcatctTTTAATACCATGAAATTTACAAATCAAAAAGGATGAATGGAGCagcaaatattttaatttgttacttACTAACTCTAAGTAGTAAATATTATGTGCAACTTTACGCATATAAACAAAAAGCgtataaaatatcatttaatttGTCATTTATTATAGTATTATTTTACGCAACACATTGATAATGTTCAATAGCTTCCCCTCCATTCCgttatattttgtatttgttaCATATTACAAATTAAAGTAAGAGCTTTTGAATGTTGTGAACCTATGTTAAAAGGGAAGGATGTCGGATGAAGTAATGTGTATAAAATATAGAGGAACTTAAGTCGTACTAggaaatatatatacatgctcTAATCAATACCCATCCATTCATTACCGACTAAACCGAGTCATATGTATTCGTACCATTTGAGGCAGGTGCGGAACAAAACCCGCAAAATTTACCAACCTACTATCCCTGCTAACGAAGTATGTAACAGATCACAGGGTTTTATATCCAATACAACAGGCAAGGGAGAATGTGAATGAAACAAAATGTCTTGTAATGCCAATTAGAGATTGTTGGCCGTAAAATCTAAATGTTACCAAAAGGTGTGAAGTATACAAATGATAAAAACTCATTATTCAACCTTAGTTTCACTACAAGATTTAGCATCTCTCTTCTTTTCACGAGCTTGCTCCGGTATCCACCTAGAGATCGTACGAGCTTCTATATCATAATCGTTCAAACGTAGTAGAGAGTCGGTCTCGTATACTCTACGCACATGTAGAGCCAACAATGTTTTCGCGACACCACCACAGAGTCGAACTGTGCCGTAGATATCAGACCACAACTTCAATCGTTTACAGGAATTACCATTTCTTTCTGAGAGGACAAGAACAGCATATTCTGAATGGACTAAGGCGGGATGCTGGCGATAAGCAACATAATCAACACCGTATTGTGACCCCGATTTGACTACCCAATTATTCATTCTTAGATGAGAATACGCCTTGAAAAACTCGGGaaacatttcaacttttgaaatcaTGAACTGCCACAACTCTTCATGACTCTTCACAATATCATCATCTCCCGCGATTTTTAGACATTTTAGTGTATACGCCAAGTAAAAAGCTTCTTGCAAATTAAGTTCATACCATTCTTTATCCTTTTGGCTGGTTATAATGACCCGACCAAAGCATGCACGGTTCAAAAGCTCAGATTGATCAGTATTGGCTTCAAATAGAACCCGAGATCCAGATATCACTCCCTTGGCCTCTGATGTTTTTAGAGAAGATTGAAGTGCTGAAACAATTTCTGACATGGGTTCTGCAAGGGCTTTGGCTTTTGCATCTTTGCCTTTCCATCTTGCACCCATGAGGCCTCTCTTCACAATGAAGGATTTACTCAAGTGAatcaacaattttattttttaccaaGATACGATTCATAGATTGTAATTGTGAACAGACACCCGATTCACAGAACTGCAATTAGAGAAGGTTactttaataacaataacattataGTATCCATAATTGTTTGGAAGAAACAAGACAGGCAACCAGAGCTTTACACTATGTTTTTCTTCCAAATCTTTCTAATGTTGAAAAgatttgttttatttaaaatgttaaGAAGTTCCTCCTTTCAATTCCATTCTCTCCATTTCCCTTCCTTGCCCTATTAGTATCCATAATTGCAGCAAAGTTCATAATTTACGCAGAAATTACAGCAAAGTTCTGTTCATAAAACAAATCACGAGTCATCGAAATGTTGAACAAATCTCTATCTTATTCTAAGTTGCTCTATAGTCAATACGATTGTGAATCATAAAAATACCAAACTCGGGCATACTACGCCACATATAACTAAATGATGATTCTATAAatcttagggggtgtttggcacaAGGTAATGGGACTTGTGAGACTTTAAGATGAGACTTAAGTTGAGACTTTGAAGATAAAAAAGTCTCATCCTTTGTTTGTCATGGTAGGCACTTGAAGAAAGATATAAAATAGAAGTCTCAACTCAAATACCTACCCTCCCCCAAGACATTTTTCTTGGGAACTTTCTCCTATTTCAGTCCTATTGACTATTCTCATTTCCtctaaacaaacaaagacttggacttatttttaaaacaaagtCCCATTCCCTTCCTCAAATCCCTCGTGCCAAACACCCTAAGAGATTTCAAGAAAATTAGATATATGACATATAAAATACTTCATTCACTTAATGAGACTAATCGGGCATACTACGCCACATGTACCAACTTTTTAAGCTGACTATGGgctatttattagagaaaagtagaaaaatagatcaaaagctaaaagtcaataaaaagccaacacaaccaaaaagctaataaaaaaatcatttatcaaaTACATTCTCCAATTTGCACCTTTCACGCTTACCCTAAAGTAATGAGGCTAGTTTGTCATACAACCATCCAAATCTGCCGAGCACTGAATTCTCAATAAATCTCTAAAGCAGACTAGCATATTGTAACAACCCGAAACTAACCATCTAATCATACAAGATTAATTTAAACAAATGCGGAAGTTTAACATTTATATCGGGCTATTACGTTGATAATATGATCAATTACTCAACTAATTATATCATCCACTAGACaactattaagaatttaaatatCAGAGTTTGAAATAAATTACGTTATAAGAATCATTTGAAATGAtttaaaatatacaaatttcTGTAGAAAATCCGATAGAGTTCCGTTTGTAAATCGGATAAaccaaaatttttcattttgacttaaaaTCATTCTGCAAGTTCAAAACcaacatttcaaaataacaaCCAACCAATGGCACATgcgctaaccatttcaaaatcaCATCACCTCATATGGTGGTAACTTTTCTCCAATAATCCAAAATAagtactaaaataattttaaataaagattTATTTTACTTACATTCTTTTATATGACTGGTTGAGATTACTTTGTTGATTACTAATCTTTATGCTTCAACTACCGTTGACTTCATCAATCTCAATCTTTTCAAAATCTGTCCCCCATCAGGACAGGTTCAAAGAACAAAACCACATAATCAGCTTATGCTGAGTACACATTTGACATAGCTTAAATCTTCTCACAACCCAATCAAAATACcgattatatataacatatagcGGAAAAGAAATCTTATAACTACATTTACACAACATGATTGGATACTGCTTTCTGACTGTACAACGACTCTAACCTTCAGGTAGGTCATGTATCGACATGTAGTATTAGCTAAACAGACTGAGCTAGACACCATTCTATAAATCTGAATACATTTGCAGGTAGAATTTATTAATCATATCAATCATGTCCtacaaaacatttatttttgcaAACACAACACTATATAAATACATTATAACACATTTTCTTTATTCGTTATTTTCTAGtttttataaatcaaatatCTTTCCACTTTCTTTGCCAAAACATTTTCTTTCAAGATTAGAAATCATCATTCAATGGATAGAactttcttttctgttttctttACTAAAACTTTTCCTTTCAAAGtctttaaatcataaatctaTGGAATGGAACGAACTTTCTTTTCCATCGGACTAGCTAGGCCCTTCGGGTAACTATTAGACAAAgatccctagtgtgcacaccccacaAACGGCCAAACCGTAGCAGAAGATCTAAGTCCGAGGTACTGATCAACGTACCCCTAATTATTAAGTAGTGTCAAGATAATCCCAACAAGGTTCCAATTCCTTGAGACACCACATAGGTA
The Amaranthus tricolor cultivar Red isolate AtriRed21 chromosome 11, ASM2621246v1, whole genome shotgun sequence DNA segment above includes these coding regions:
- the LOC130827564 gene encoding aspartic proteinase 36-like isoform X2 is translated as MLLHPPATAAFILIIAAVVFPVSSFPASILQLERAFPINEKVELDVLRARDAARHARILQSNGVGYGVVDFTVQGSSDPSFAGVRLGTPPKEYNVQIDTGSDILWVTCNSCNDCPRSSGLGMELNFYDTAGSSTASLVSCSDPICTTMVPTTASQCSADTNQCRYSFQYVDGSGTSGFYVSDMLYFDMIIGNSMIANSSASIVFGCSTYQSGQLTESDHAIDGIFGFGQQGMSVVSQLSSRGITPQAFSHCLKGEGNGGGILVLGEILDSSIVYSPLVPSQRHYNLDLQSIAVNGQLLAIDHSAFTASDNQGTIIDSGTTLAYLIEEAYDPFIKAVTDVAVSHSTKPLNYKGYQCYLVYTSLSDIFPFVSLNFAGGASMVLRPEEYLLKMGVVDGAVLWCMGFQKAQDQGATILGDLVLKDKIFVYDLTHQRIGWANYDCSMSVNVSITFGRDEFINARQPSMSSLSKNVLVGVVPVLFKALIAQIITFLIM
- the LOC130826809 gene encoding tRNA-splicing endonuclease subunit Sen2-1-like translates to MGARWKGKDAKAKALAEPMSEIVSALQSSLKTSEAKGVISGSRVLFEANTDQSELLNRACFGRVIITSQKDKEWYELNLQEAFYLAYTLKCLKIAGDDDIVKSHEELWQFMISKVEMFPEFFKAYSHLRMNNWVVKSGSQYGVDYVAYRQHPALVHSEYAVLVLSERNGNSCKRLKLWSDIYGTVRLCGGVAKTLLALHVRRVYETDSLLRLNDYDIEARTISRWIPEQAREKKRDAKSCSETKVE
- the LOC130827564 gene encoding aspartic proteinase 36-like isoform X3; this encodes MRPVMPVSCRVMALAMVLWISLFKALLILLLLDRLYFSRVRLGTPPKEYNVQIDTGSDILWVTCNSCNDCPRSSGLGMELNFYDTAGSSTASLVSCSDPICTTMVPTTASQCSADTNQCRYSFQYVDGSGTSGFYVSDMLYFDMIIGNSMIANSSASIVFGCSTYQSGQLTESDHAIDGIFGFGQQGMSVVSQLSSRGITPQAFSHCLKGEGNGGGILVLGEILDSSIVYSPLVPSQRHYNLDLQSIAVNGQLLAIDHSAFTASDNQGTIIDSGTTLAYLIEEAYDPFIKAVTDVAVSHSTKPLNYKGYQCYLVYTSLSDIFPFVSLNFAGGASMVLRPEEYLLKMGVVDGAVLWCMGFQKAQDQGATILGDLVLKDKIFVYDLTHQRIGWANYDCSMSVNVSITFGRDEFINARQPSMSSLSKNVLVGVVPVLFKALIAQIITFLIM
- the LOC130827564 gene encoding aspartic proteinase 36-like isoform X1, with product MLLHPPATAAFILIIAAVVFPVSSFPASILQLERAFPINEKVELDVLRARDAARHARILQSNGVGYGVVDFTVQGSSDPSFAGLYFSRVRLGTPPKEYNVQIDTGSDILWVTCNSCNDCPRSSGLGMELNFYDTAGSSTASLVSCSDPICTTMVPTTASQCSADTNQCRYSFQYVDGSGTSGFYVSDMLYFDMIIGNSMIANSSASIVFGCSTYQSGQLTESDHAIDGIFGFGQQGMSVVSQLSSRGITPQAFSHCLKGEGNGGGILVLGEILDSSIVYSPLVPSQRHYNLDLQSIAVNGQLLAIDHSAFTASDNQGTIIDSGTTLAYLIEEAYDPFIKAVTDVAVSHSTKPLNYKGYQCYLVYTSLSDIFPFVSLNFAGGASMVLRPEEYLLKMGVVDGAVLWCMGFQKAQDQGATILGDLVLKDKIFVYDLTHQRIGWANYDCSMSVNVSITFGRDEFINARQPSMSSLSKNVLVGVVPVLFKALIAQIITFLIM